In Lysinibacillus sp. FSL M8-0337, the following proteins share a genomic window:
- a CDS encoding Rpn family recombination-promoting nuclease/putative transposase, with translation MSVKTFRKIPLEKFIDLKVDYAFKQLFGTDKNKAITIVFLNALLNRTGRNAIKEVTFISQEFGSEHVDDKQSRLDILVKTQDDLFINVEIQLTNQYDMMKRTLYYWSRIYTSQLRKGMGYHKLRPTITINICNFTLFEHTKNYHSIFQLYDNQDNLKMDDVLEIHFIDINRFIQQWYAKQLDSFKNVLDRWLMLLGMVDGRKAKVYEEIYLELEELAMKDEELFNAMNVWQDLSQSPEDYYAYQSRLKYILDEAAKLEDTKYIAEQEGLLKGIEQGIEQGIEQGIAQGIEQGIEQGIKHGEKKVQKDIALKLLKRETNIETIAELTELTISEINQLKELLD, from the coding sequence ATGAGTGTAAAGACTTTTCGTAAAATCCCACTTGAAAAATTTATAGATTTAAAAGTAGATTATGCTTTTAAACAATTATTTGGTACGGATAAGAATAAGGCTATTACTATAGTATTTCTGAATGCTTTATTAAATCGTACAGGGAGAAACGCTATTAAAGAAGTTACTTTTATAAGTCAAGAATTTGGTAGTGAACATGTAGATGATAAGCAATCTCGCTTGGATATTTTAGTGAAAACACAAGATGATTTATTTATTAATGTTGAAATTCAATTAACCAATCAATACGATATGATGAAACGAACACTGTACTATTGGTCAAGAATTTATACTTCGCAACTTCGTAAAGGGATGGGGTATCATAAATTACGACCGACAATTACTATAAATATTTGTAATTTTACGTTATTTGAACACACAAAAAATTATCATTCTATTTTTCAACTTTATGATAATCAAGATAATTTGAAAATGGATGATGTACTTGAAATACATTTTATCGATATTAATCGATTTATACAGCAATGGTATGCAAAACAATTGGATTCTTTTAAAAATGTCCTGGATAGATGGTTAATGCTACTGGGAATGGTTGATGGACGTAAAGCGAAAGTCTATGAAGAAATTTATTTAGAATTGGAGGAGCTTGCGATGAAGGATGAGGAGTTATTCAATGCTATGAATGTTTGGCAAGATTTAAGTCAATCCCCTGAAGATTATTATGCATATCAATCTCGTTTGAAATATATCCTTGATGAGGCGGCGAAGCTAGAAGATACAAAATATATAGCTGAGCAAGAAGGGCTATTGAAAGGAATAGAACAAGGAATAGAACAAGGAATAGAGCAGGGGATAGCACAGGGAATAGAACAAGGTATAGAACAAGGCATTAAACACGGAGAAAAAAAGGTGCAGAAGGACATTGCGTTAAAGTTATTGAAGAGAGAAACCAATATTGAAACAATCGCAGAACTAACAGAGCTAACAATTTCTGAAATTAACCAGTTAAAAGAATTACTTGATTAA